The genomic window CAGGAAGGTGGGGAGCGAAGGGCAGGCGGGAGAGAGCAGGAAGGTGGGGAGCGAAGGGCGGGCGGGAGAGAGCAAGAAGGTGGGGAGCGAAGGGCGGGCGGGAGAGAGCAGGAAGGTGGGGAGCGAAGGGCAGGCGGGAGAGAGCAGGAAGGTGGGGAGCGAAGGGCGGGCGGGAGAGAGCAGGAAGGTGGGGAGCGAAGGGCGGGCGGGAGAGAGCAGGAAGGTGGGAGCGAAGGGCGGGCGGGAGAGAGCAGGAAGGTGGGGAGCGAAGGGCGGGCGGGAGAGCCGAGCGAGTGAAAGGAAGAAGCGGGTCCTCCGATAAAAGGCGAGGGCTGCGCTGAGGCAGCAGAAGGCGGCTGGGATGAAGAAGACGAGCAGGCCCTTGAGCTCCGACCAGGGTAGCCGAGCGCCCGGTTTGCACTCCGTTAGCCAGACGGACAACTTGCTCATTTCGTGCCTCAAGCCTTTTTGCATTGCGCCTTTGCAGAGCCCTTTTGCCGCCCCGAGTTGCGACGAACCTCTCAGTTGCCGACACGTCGCCCCGCGCCTTGCAACCGCAGTCCTGttgctccctttcccttttgtttCCTGCTTCGCGCagcctcgctctcgccctcttcgGGCTCAGCTCGTGTTCCATTAACCCTTCTCTGCTCATAttcaccgccccccctccctcgcccgcctCTCCTGCTTTCCTCCATTACTCCTAATCCCTTCCTTTTGTCTCCCCGCGCCGCCCTGTCTCTCCCTGATTGGCTTCTCCTGCCTGATtagtctgtctgttcctctcggTCTCCCCGCTGATTGCGTCGATCCCGCCGAGTGCGCGCGCGGGTCCCGGTGGTCTCTGGGATGCCATTAAGCCGGACCTTTTTacgtctcctttcttcctttgaaTTCTGCTCTTCCTACCGCGTTCCCCTCGTTCGCCACGTGCCATTAGGCTTTCCCTCCCTTGAGTTCTCTCTTAATTTGGCGGCGTTTCGTTCCGCTCTCGTCGCGCCGCCTCCGCCGAGGGCTGGAACTTGGCGCGCGAGTCGAGGCTCAACTTCGGGCTCGGCGGATGGGgtttcccgccgccgccgccgcccgcgcgcgAGTCGGCTGAAAGGTATCCTAATGAGCGCGGGGCCAAGTTTATGgtgcgtctgtatatatttgtgtggatgtacaaacacacatgcatatatatatatatatatatatatatatatatatatatatatatatatgtatatatatatatatatatatatatatatatatatatacgtacatacatacatacatatgtaaatataaatatatatatacatatacatatatgtatatatatatacatacatatatgtatatatatatatatttacatatatatacatatatgtatatatatacatacatatatgtatatacatacatatctctatccatctatatatatatatatatatatatatatatatatatatacatatatatatatatatgtatgtatatatatatatatatatatatatatatatatatatatatatatatatatatatatatatataatgcaaccTGTTGAAGGCGTTGCTTTCCTGGCGACAGCGGTGGCATTACCAAAAGAGCGAAGGGCTTCCGCCCGGAGGCGACTTGCTGGCCCGGCGCCTGGCCTGCGCGTGGGGCACGGCGCCCCCAGCCCACCTGGGGCACGGCGACCCCAGCCCACCCCGGGCACGGCGACCCCAGCCCACCCCAGGCACGGCGCCCGCAGCCCACCCGGGGCACGGCGACCCCATCCCACCCCGGGCACGGCGCCCCCATCCCACCCCGGGCACGGCGCCCCCAGCCCACCCTGGGCACGGCGACCCCATCCCATCCCGGGCACGGCGCCCCCAGCCCACCCCGGACACGGCGCCCCAACCCACCCCGGGCACGGCGCCCCCAGCCCACCCCGGGCACGGCGCCCCCAGCCCACCCTGGGCACGGCGACCCCATCCCATCCCGGGCACGGCGCCCCCAGCCCACCCCGGACACGGCGACCCCAGCCCACCCCAGGCGTGTCCACGAGGGGACTCGTGCTGTAATTCTGTTCCCAAATGCGCAAGCTCTCGTCCGAGGCCCTTGTATCCTCTGCGGCCGccaggtggcgcagagggagcgaggGCTGCTGACGGagcgcccccccccgccccgccccaccTCGCCGCCACGCCCCCGGAAGGCGCAGCGGGTCGGCCtcctgctgtgtgtgtgtctatgtgtgtgtgtgtgtgtgtgtgtgtgtgtgtgtgtgtgtgtgtgtgtgtgtatgtgtgcgtgtatgtgtgtgtgtgtgtgtgtgtgttgtgtgtgtgtgtgtgtgtgtgtgtgcgtgtgtgtgtgtgcgtgtgtatgtacgtgtgtgtgtatgtgcttgcgtgcgtgtgtgtgtgtgtttgagtgtgtgtgcgtgtgtatgtacgagtgtgtgtatgtgcgtgcgtgcgtgtgtgtgtgtgtgtgtgtgtgtttgagtgtgtgcgcgtgtgtgtgcgcacgcgcgcacacacacacacacacacacacacacacacacacacacatatatatatatatatatatatatatatatatatatatatatatatatatatatgcacatatatgtacatatatgcatatagatatgtgatGTGATGCTAAAATTGTTTTCGGTTGTTGGCCTTGCTTGGCCTTCAACAGCTTGCATTTCCTCTCCTTTAATTCAATGTTTTCTGAAATGAGACTCGATTCTGCCGGCTCTGGCACCCACGGACGCGGCCGTATTTCGCCTTCGTCGCCTGATAAATCCGCCCAAACGGGAGAGCAAAAGGGAGCAACAGACGCCCACGCGCGCCCGCGGCCTCCAGCGCCTCCGAGGGGGCGGcgcctcactgatgacgtcacgtgAGAGGCCATTCCTTCTTTGCAGGAATAAGAACTGTTATTCTCGGGAGTCGAGtggtttgctattattattattgtttgttattattagtattagtgttattgttattattattattattattattattattattattattgctgttgttaatgtctttgttttgttattattattattattgttaatattattattgctgttgttattattattattgctgttgttattattactattactgttattattgctattattattattattatcaatagcaatgataagaataattatagtttttatcattattattattatgaatattgataataataatagaaatgatattattattactattattattattattatcagtatcattgactttatttttactgttgttattattgtttttgttaatatcagtatcattattatctttaattttattattatcattattattattagtaatgatacctttattactctcattattgccATTCCTCACCATATCGCGAGCAACTCGCCCCGGGACCGGCGTGAAGGTCGAGATCCGTCTGCGACAGAAGCGGCGCTTGACCGAACGCGCAAGGAAGAGGCTCGGTCGCCGGAATCGACGCAAATGGAAAGGGACTTTTCCAAACCTGCGCTGGCGGCCTCCGAGCGCACTGGCGGGCCCGGGCGGAAGGGCGCAGCACCAGCGGGCTCTCTGCTCGACCGCGGCTGAGGACGAGCGCCGTGGGGTCTGAAGGTCCTCCTCGACGTCGCTCGCCCTTCACCGTCGAAGGGCAGACGCGCCGCGCGAGATGGTTGCTAGGGAAGAGAGGCTGAGGGAGCGGGAGCCGTGGCGCACGCGGCCCGGGGGATCTGACggtatctgtctggctctctcttgctccatatatatatatatatatatatatatatatatatatatatatatatatatatatacacacacacacacacacacacacacacacacacacacacacacacacacacacacacacacacacacacacacatgaattaaATGATATCTGTATTGGATATCACTACCCATATGTATGGGCCAGTTTCGTCTTTCTGCATTAATTGGAGTAACTTAAAGTTGTAGCTTTTTTTatattgccccccccctctctctctctctctctctctctctctttctctctctctctctctctctcccgttttattTGCCTCATTGTCATTTAAGATAATTCTATGAGCGGTTCCCCTCCTCAAGTTCCTTGCCGTGATGGCCGAGCTCCAAGAATATTCAGTCAGGAGAAAATAACGTTGATGACTGTCACTCTGCAGGCTCTGTGCAGATGTACATGTTGATGTGCAGCGATGTATGGACATTGCATGGCACATAGTTTGATATACTAAGGAGCATATGATATTGCACTTTATAGGATTGATATTGTTCAGTGGATTCctttatataaatgaatggatgcGCTTGGTTTGATCTACCTTTCGGTTTGTAAGGTGCCAGCACCTGGCTGTGCGGAAGGTAACTGTGATTATGAATCCAAAGTGTAACGGatagaggagcaagagagagaaagatggcgctggcgttggagggagggagcgagagcgcgAAGATGG from Penaeus vannamei isolate JL-2024 chromosome 5, ASM4276789v1, whole genome shotgun sequence includes these protein-coding regions:
- the LOC113808522 gene encoding BUD13 homolog encodes the protein MTRRQVSGRRGREESRFLRALQRWHYQKSEGLPPGGDLLARRLACAWGTAPPAHLGHGDPSPPRARRPQPTPGTAPAAHPGHGDPIPPRARRPHPTPGTAPPAHPGHGDPIPSRARRPQPTPDTAPQPTPGTAPPAHPGHGAPSPPWARRPHPIPGTAPPAHPGHGDPSPPQACPRGDSCCNSVPKCASSRPRPFNSPRDRREGRDPSATEAALDRTRKEEARSPESTQMERDFSKPALAASERTGGPGRKGAAPAGSLLDRG